The sequence GTGGAAAAGGTCCGCGAAAGCATCCATGCCGGCATACTGGCAGCCCTCGAGAGCGATGAGGCACGGGCCGACGGGCCGGACACGCTCTGCTATCATGCAACGAGGGCCAAGGATTGGCAGAAGGCATTCGACCATGGCAGGAGCGCGGCCCGAAAATGCCTGCTGCGCTCGGCCTATGCCGACGCGGTCGACTATTTCGAGATCGCGATGGGGTCTCTCGACAAGACCCCAATGACGCCCGCGCGAGAGGCGGACGCCATTGACCTCCGGATGGAGGCCCGGCTGGCCTTTGCCGGATCGGGGCGCGTCGCCGAAGCTCTGGATCTGGGAGGCGAGGCCGAGCGACGGGCCGACGCGATCAATGACATTGGACGCAAGGTCGCGGCCATGACGATGAGGGCGGGTGCGCAGAATTTCTATGGAACGCCGGTTGAAGCTGTCGCGATCGGCGAAGACGTCGTGCATCTGGCGGAAAGCTCGGTCAATCCCGCCTGGCGGAATCTCGCGCAATATGGTCTCGGGCAAGCGTATTTTCTGGCCGGCCGCTACCACGATGCCGAGACGATGCTGGCCACGGCCCGCGCCCATCTCGCGGGTTCGGCAGCGAGCGCCCCGATCGGTACGACGCCGCGATCCTTGCTCCTGCTCTGCTGCATGATGAACAGCATTGCCAACACCGTCATGGGCGAGCTCGATACTGCCGAGCAGCTCCAGCGTGAGGCCGCTGCTATCGCGGAGGAGACGGGTCGCCCCTATGACCGGGTCGGTGCCGCCTATAGCGGCGGCTGGCTGAAGCTCGGGCGGAACGATCCGGCGGCGGCCGCCGCCATCCTCGAAGACGGCTTCGTCCTGGCGCAGAAGCACGGCATCCGGCTGTTCGTGCCGGTGCTGGCCTGCCATCTCGGCATCGCCTATCTCGAGCAGGGGCTGTTCGACCGGGCGCGCGGCATGCTGACCGAGGCGCGCGAGGAGGCGAAGGCGGTCGGCTATACCTCGGCGGTGCTGCGCAGCTCGATCTATCTTGCGCTCGCGACCCACCGTCTCGGCGATATCAAGGCCGCCCAGAACATGCTGCGCGAGGCCCGCAACACCGCCCGCCAGCAGGGCTTTTCCGGCCTCGAGGCCGAAGCGCTGTTCGGCGAGGCCGTGGTGACGCCGCCCTCGGGCGAGGCGAACAAGGCCGCGATCCTGGCCGCACTTCGCATGGCGATCGCGATCGCCTCCGATAGCGGCGCGCTGCCGCTGAGGCACAAGGCCGAGGCAATGCTGAACGAGATGCTCGCCCGCGGCGACGAGCTGACCTGACCTTTGGCGCTCAACGGTTTGGCGTGCGATCGTACCGCCACGCCGTTTCTCTCGCTCGGAGGGGTGTTTTTATTTCATAATGATATCAATGGCTTATTCTTGCGAATCTACTGTGCATGGGGTTGTTTTCGCACTTTTTTCTGTCTGCCGCCGCTTCCGCGCGGCCCGGCGGTGGCTGGCGCCGCCACGACGCACAAAGTCCCTTGCGCAGGCACAGAGGTCGGCTACCGTGGGCGGGCAGCTGGCCATTGGGTCAGGTGACCTTTTGAATCGCATTTTTTAGCATTCCATTTTGCCGGCGCCGCCATGGCGCGACGCCCACCCGAAGAGGCGGGGGCCATGATCACACGGGACCAGTCAGCACTCCTTGCGCCGATCGAGCGCGACCTGCGGCTCGATCTCTTCCGCGGCATCGGGCTGTGGATGATCTTCCTCGACCACATCCCGCACGACGTCGTGGCCTGGCTGACGCTGCGCAATTACGGCTTCAGCGATGCCGCCGAGTTCTTCGTCTTCATCTCCGGCTACCTCGTCGGCTGGATCTACGGGCCGATCGTCGCGGGCGGCTGGTTTCTCGCAGCGCTGAAGCGGCTGTGGCGCCGCGCGCTCGAGATGTACGTCGCGCACATAATGCTGTTCCTGCTGTTCACCGCGCAGATCGCCCGCACCGCGCGCCGCTTCGACAATCCGATGTACGAGCACGAGTTCAACGTGTTCAATTTCCTGTCGCATCCGGACGAGCTGATCGGGCAGGCGATCGTCCTGAAGTACAAGCCGGTCAATCTCGACGTGCTGCCGCTCTACATCACGCTGGTATTCGCCTCGCCCTTCATCGTGTGGTGCCTGGTGCGGCGGCCCAACCTGACGCTCGCGGCCTCCGTGGTGCTCTACATTCTGTCGCGCTGGTTCGACTGGAACGTGGCGTCCTATCCGCCTGGCAGCCACTGGTACTTCAACCCGTTCTGCTGGCAGCTGATGTTCGTGTTCGCGGCCTGGTGCGGCATCGGCCAGATCGAGACGATCGCGAAATGGGTCTGGTCGAGGGCGGCGATGGCGCTCGCGGCGGCGTGGCTGGTGTTCGCGCTGCTGATCGTGATGACCTGGCACATCCACGCGCTCGAGGCCCTGATCCCGAAATGGATGATCAAGGCGATCTACCCGATCGACAAGACCGACCTCGACATGCTGCGCTTCACGCACTTCCTGGCGCTGGCGATCTGGGTGACCCATTTCATCTCGCGCAAATGGCGGGCGCTGCATGCCATCTGGCTGCGTCCCGTGATCCTCTGCGGCCAGCATTCACTGCCGATCTTCTGCCTCGGTGTGTTCCTCTCGTTCTCGGCGCACTGGATCCTGACGCAGTACAACAAGGGAGTCTGGGAGCAGCTCGCTGTCTCCATCGTCGGCATCGTCATCATGGTCGGCGCCGCGTGGCTGCTCGGTCGCGCCGAGCGCGTGCCGAACCTGTTCGTGAAGGTGACGGAGGTCGAGGAGCCGGAGATGGCGGCCGAGAGCAGCGCAACCGCCACCGTCGCCCCTGCGAGCCGCTGAAGCATCGCGCCGCCCGCTTTTCACGGAGAGGTCCAACGGAGAGCTCAATGTCCAGACGTTTGTTGACGATCGCCGGCACTCTCCTGTTTCTCGTCTGCGACGCAGCGGCACAGGCGCCGTCGCCGGACGCGATGAGCGCGGCGCGCAAGCTCGTCGTCACCTTGAAGATCCCCGACCAGTACCGCGCGTTGCTGCCGCAGCTCCTGCTCAAGCTGCGGCCCGTGGTCTCCCAGGACAGGCCGGAGATCGAGCGCGACTACGATGCGGTCACGGCGCCCGGCTCCGAAATCTATGCTCCGTTCGTTGCGTCCATGACCGAGCAGATCGCGGCGCTCTATGCCCAAAGTTTCACGGTGGATGAGCTGCGCCAGATCGACAGCTTCTACGCCGAGCCCGCCGGCCGAAAGCTCCTGGAGAAGTCGGACGCGCTGGCGCAGGCGAGCGCACAGATCAGCCAGGACGTCAGCCAGAAGGCCGCCGATGAATTGAAGCAGCGCCTCATCGAGGCGCTGCGCCAGAAGGGGCACAAGCTCTGAGGTTCGTCCCGGAGCGATCGCACGAAGCCGAAGGTTGCCCGCCCGCTTATCTCACTTCACCAGCGGGCAGCCGCCATCCTTCAGCGGCCGGAACGCCTGATCGGCGGGGACCTCGGCAAGCAATTTGTAGTAATCCCACGGTCCCTTCGATTCCTCGGGCTTCTTCACCTGGAACAGATACATGCTGTGCACCATGCGGCCGTCCTCGCGCAAGCTGCCGTTGTCGGTGAAGGCATCCTTCACCGGCAGCTCGCGCATCTTGGCCATCACCGTCTTGGTGTCCTTGGTGCCGGCGGCCTGCACGGCCTTGAGGTAATGCAGCGTCGCGCTGTAGGTCGCGGCCTGGTTCATGGTCGGCATGCGCTTGACGCGCTCCAGGAAACGCTTGCCGAAGGCGCGGGTCTTGTCGTTGAGGTCCCAGTAATAGGCCTCGGTGATGATCAGCCCCTGCGCGAGCTTCAGCCCCAGGCTGTGCACGTCGGAGATGAACATCACGATCGCAGCAAGGTTCTGGCCGCCGGCGACGATGCCGAACTCGCCGGCCTGCTTGATCGCGTTGATGGTGTCGCCGCCTCCATTGGCGAGCCCGATGATCTTGGCCTTGGAGGCCTGCGCCTGCAGCAGGAACGACGAGAAGTCCGCGGTATTGAGCGGATGCTTGACGCTGCCGACCACCTTGCCGCCGGCGGCCTTCACGACGTCGCCGGTGTCGCGCTCGACCGAATGGCCGAACACGTAGTCGGCGGTGAGAAAGAACCAGGTGTCGCCGCCGTTCTTGACGATGGCGCTGCCGACGGTGTGGGCGTTGGCATAGGTGTCGTAGGTCCAGTGCGCCGTATAGGGCGAGCAGGATTTGCCGGTGATGTCGGAGCTTGCCGCATCCGTCACGATCATGATCTTCTCGTACTGCTTCGACAGCTCCATCACCGCGAGCGCGGTGGCCGAGGTCGGCAGGTCGATGATCATATCGACGCCCTCGGTCTCCCACCATTTGCGGGCGATGGTCGAGGCGACGTCGGGCTTGTTGAGCACGTCGGCCGAGACCATGCTGATCGGCTCGCCAAACATCCGGCCGCCAAAATCGTCGATGGCCATCCTGGTGGCCTCGACGTTCCCCTGGCCGCCGATGTCGGAATAGACCGACGAGAAGTCGGAGAGCACGCCGATCTTGAGCGGAGTCTGCTGGGCCGAGGCTGGGATGGTCAGGGCGGCCGACAGCAGGC is a genomic window of Bradyrhizobium sp. CB1717 containing:
- a CDS encoding OpgC domain-containing protein, which translates into the protein MITRDQSALLAPIERDLRLDLFRGIGLWMIFLDHIPHDVVAWLTLRNYGFSDAAEFFVFISGYLVGWIYGPIVAGGWFLAALKRLWRRALEMYVAHIMLFLLFTAQIARTARRFDNPMYEHEFNVFNFLSHPDELIGQAIVLKYKPVNLDVLPLYITLVFASPFIVWCLVRRPNLTLAASVVLYILSRWFDWNVASYPPGSHWYFNPFCWQLMFVFAAWCGIGQIETIAKWVWSRAAMALAAAWLVFALLIVMTWHIHALEALIPKWMIKAIYPIDKTDLDMLRFTHFLALAIWVTHFISRKWRALHAIWLRPVILCGQHSLPIFCLGVFLSFSAHWILTQYNKGVWEQLAVSIVGIVIMVGAAWLLGRAERVPNLFVKVTEVEEPEMAAESSATATVAPASR
- a CDS encoding DUF2059 domain-containing protein translates to MSRRLLTIAGTLLFLVCDAAAQAPSPDAMSAARKLVVTLKIPDQYRALLPQLLLKLRPVVSQDRPEIERDYDAVTAPGSEIYAPFVASMTEQIAALYAQSFTVDELRQIDSFYAEPAGRKLLEKSDALAQASAQISQDVSQKAADELKQRLIEALRQKGHKL
- a CDS encoding ABC transporter substrate-binding protein: MRPIAALVSAAGLLSAALTIPASAQQTPLKIGVLSDFSSVYSDIGGQGNVEATRMAIDDFGGRMFGEPISMVSADVLNKPDVASTIARKWWETEGVDMIIDLPTSATALAVMELSKQYEKIMIVTDAASSDITGKSCSPYTAHWTYDTYANAHTVGSAIVKNGGDTWFFLTADYVFGHSVERDTGDVVKAAGGKVVGSVKHPLNTADFSSFLLQAQASKAKIIGLANGGGDTINAIKQAGEFGIVAGGQNLAAIVMFISDVHSLGLKLAQGLIITEAYYWDLNDKTRAFGKRFLERVKRMPTMNQAATYSATLHYLKAVQAAGTKDTKTVMAKMRELPVKDAFTDNGSLREDGRMVHSMYLFQVKKPEESKGPWDYYKLLAEVPADQAFRPLKDGGCPLVK